The following nucleotide sequence is from Halomonas chromatireducens.
ATCGATGACAAGGCGCTGGCGCGGCTGGAGGGAGCGGGTGGGGACTATGTGGGGCGCGTGCGGGTATCCAAGGCGCAGCGGCGTGGCGAAGTGTTCGTGCCCATGCACTGGACCGGCCGGTTCAGCGGTGCTGCCCGCATGGGCAGCCTGCTGGCGCCCCATTGCGATCCTGTTTCCGGTCAGCCGGAATCGAAGCACGGGGCCGTGTCGATAGCGCCGCTGGCGCCGAGCTGGCAAGCTACGCTGATAGTAGCCGACGACCTGGCGCTGGATGCGGCATGGTGCGACAGTTCGCGCTACTGGGCTCGTATACCGCTATCCGACTGTCAGCGCTGGCAGTTGGCAGGCGGCAAGAGAGGTAATGACATGCCCGACTGGCAGGCCTGGCTGGCCGAGCATCTGCCGGTGGCGCCGACGCTTTGGTGCGAGGACCCGGGCGATGGTCGCCTGCGTGCTGCGGGCATCGCCGATGGCAAGCTGCGCTGGTGGTTGATGGTAGGCCCCCCCGGCGAGCTGCCCGGCATTGCCTGGCTCGATGAGCGCTTCCAGGAGGCCGCGCGGGGTGAACGCCTGGATGCGGCGCGGCAGCGGCGGCTGCTGGCCGGCTGTGACGATGGTGCCGCCGACAGCGGACCTGTCGTGTGCAGTTGCCATCAGGTGGGCCAGAGTACCATTCGCCATGCCATTCGCAGTGGTGACGACAGCGTCGAGGCGCTGGGTGCCCGATTGGCCTGCGGCACCCAGTGTGGCAGCTGCATTCCCGAGTTGAAGTCCCTGATTGAAGAAGCAAGAGCGGAAGGAAATGCCCAAGAAGGTGCCGACGAGGAGAGGGCCCATGCGAGCGCTGAGCCGAAGTCTGAAAACGTTACTATCGCGTGATGCCTTGAACGCGGGTTTGGCACGCTTTGGCCTCGGTCGCTCTTTCCGCTGCCTGGGAGACGCCAGGGAGTGTGGCAGCATGCCCTCCCTGGCGCTGCGCGGCGGTTGCCAGCCGGGGCGTGTCTACCTGGTGGGTGCCGGGAGCGGCGACGTGGAGCTATTGACGCTGAAGGCCGCCCGTCTGCTGCAGCAGGCCGACGCCATCGTCTACGACCGCCTGATCGGCGATGAGGTACTGTCGCTGATTCCCCCCGGACGGGAACGCTACTATGTGGGCAAGGCGCGGGGTCATCACAGCGTACCTCAGGCCGAGATCGGTGAGCTGATGGTCAAGCTGGCGGGGCAGGGCAAGTCGGTGGTGCGCCTGAAAGGCGGTGATCCCGGCATCTTCGGGCGCATGGGTGAAGAGCTTGCCGCCCTGGCCGAGGCCAATGTGCCCGCCGAGATCGTACCCGGTATCACGGCGGCGTCGGCGGCCGCCGCCGGCATGGGTATCCCGCTGACCGATCGCGGCCACGCCCAGCAGGTGCGCTTCATCACCGCCCAACTGTGCCGCGAGGGTGGCGAGCCCGACTGGGGCGATCTGGCCCGGCGGGACGAGACCCTTATCTTCTATATGGGCCTCTCCAAGGTGGAAACCATCTGTTCCGGTTTGCGCCTGGCAGGGCTGCCCGATGACTGGCCGATCATGCTGGTCGCCAACGCCAGCCATGCCGACCAGCAGGCGCTCACCGGCACCTTGGCGGATATGCCGGCGAAACTGGCGGCGCAGCCCTTGCCTTCGCCCTGCCTGATCGTGGTGGGCAGCGTGGTGAGCCTGGTCGCCAGCAGCCTCGCGGCGGCAAAGTCGCTGAACGAAACATCCTCCTGATCTGCTAGTCTCAGGGGTGTGCCATGCTTGATCGGGCCACGCTTGGTCTGGTCAGGCGGGCGCGCCACTCAACCGGAGATGATGATGAAGAAAGTCAGGATTCGTGACAACGCGCTGAAGGCACAGATGCGTACGCCGATGTTCCGCACGCAACAGCAGAAGCCCAAGAAGGGCAAGGGGAGCTACTCCCGCAAGAGGCGGGAGTATCGCCAAGCGGCCTGAGTGGCTGTTTCGCAATACTTCCATCAGGGCAGGATGCCTGACACCTACAGCAGGGAGCTGACATGGATGATGGGCTGGGTAATCTCTCACTGTTTACGCGCAGGGTACTGATCGCGGTGGGGCTGGTCGCTCTGGTGGCGATCCTGCTTTACTTTGCTGGTCAACTGATCGATGTTTTGCTGCTGGTGTTCGCCGGCATACTCGTGGCGGTTTCCATCGATGGTGTCTCCCAGCTTGTGGCTCGCTACCTGCCGCTGTCGCGCTTCTGGACGCTTTCCCTCGCCTTTGTCCTGATCCTGCTTCTGTCCGTGGTGCTAGGTTTTGTGATTGGGCCCCCCATGAAGGAGCAGCTGCCGCAGCTGATTCAGCAGCTACCGGAGGCGCTGCAGGAGCTGGCGGTCACGCTATTGGAGCTGCCGGGTATCGAAGCGGCGCTCAAGGAAGTGGAGGAGCCGGGACAGCTCATCAATCCGCTGCTGGAGCAGTTCACCGCGCTCTTCACTTCCACTTTCGGTGCCATCGCCAGCTTCTTCCTGATCCTGTTGATCGGTTTCTACCTGGTGCTGAGCCCTTCCATGTACCTGGGCAACATGCTGCTGCTGTTTCCACCGGCCCGTCGCGGGCGCTGGCGGGAAGTCCTTGCCATCCAGGGCAGGGCCCTGCGCCTGTGGCTGCTGAGCCGTCTTATCTCCATGCTCTTCGTCGGCATCTCTATCAGTATTGGCTTGTATTTCATGGACGTGCCCATGGCCGGCGCCTTGGGCTTGATTGCCGGCCTGCTCACCTTCATTCCCTATCTGGGGCCGATACTGGGCATGATCCCCACCGTGCTGATCGCTTTTCTGACGTCACCCGAGCTGGCGCTCTATGCCATCATTCTCTATTTCATCGTGGAAACTCTGGAGTCGAACGTGGTCATGCCCATTGCCGCCAAGGGAGTGGTACGGCTGCCGCCGGCCTATACCGTCATCGTGCAGCTCGCCGGCGCGGCGGTTGCCGGCCTGGCCGGCGTTATACTGGCAACGCCACTCGCCGTGGTAGCGGTGGTTGCCATCCAGATGCTCTATATCGAGGATGTGCTGGGCGATAAAGTCGACGTGCTAGGAAAATGATCGAACGTGTTGATGGCTTTGATGCGGTATCCCCCCAGGTAAAGCCTTATGCTTGACGGCGGTCGGCGTGAAGGGCCGGTTTGTAAGTAGTGTGGAATGGTCACGACCTTGCAAATCACCGGGGGGCAACCGCTGCAATGACAACGCGTATCCTGATTCTCCAGGGGCATCCCGATGCCGGTGGAGCTCATCTTTGCCACTCTCTGGCCGAGCACTACCGTGCAGGTGCGGAATCCCATGGACATGAGGTACGGGTGGTCGATATCGGCGAACTCGACTTTCCCTTGCTGCGTAGCCAGAAGGCATGGAAGGAGGAGCCACTCCCGGCTGCCTTGCAGGAGGCACAGGATGCCATTGCCTGGTGTCGGCATCTGGTGCTGTTTTTCCCGCTTTGGCTCGCTGACATGCCTGCGCTTGTGAAAGCCTTCCTTGAACAGGTTATGCGCCCTGGCTTCGCCTTCGAGTACGTGGAGGGCAATCCGCTGGGAAAGAAACGGTTGTCTGGCCGATCGGTGCGGCTGGTTGTCACCATGGGCATGCCTGCACTGGTCTATCGACATATCTACCGTGCGCATAGCATCAAGTCATTGGAACGCAATGTGCTCGGTTTCGTTGGCTTCTCCCCGGTTCACGAAACCCTGATCGGCAGAGTTGAGTCGATGAGTGAACAGGGGCGTGCGAAATGGTTTCGCAAGATGCATGAGTATGGCGCCGACGCGGAGTAGGGTGATAGGCGGCATCGAATTTTTGGGCACTGGCGGTCTGCGTGGACTGGCAATACCATGGGGGGACAGCCAATACCGCAGCGTGAGCAGGGAGTGCCCGAAGTATGGCCAATCGAGATGCCCGTTCGCCGGAAGGCCGGACGGTGGAGTTGGACGGTGAAGGGGTCCACTGGGACCAGGACATCAGTTATGGGCAGTACCTGCAGTTGGAGCCGCTGCTCGCCTGTCAGCAGCGGCGTTCCGATCAGCACGATGAGATGTTGTTCATCGTCATCCATCAGGTTTCCGAATTGTGGCTCAAGCAGTGTCTGCATGAAGCCCATGCCGCAGCGGCGCACATTGCTGAAGAGAAGCTCGCGCCCGCTTTCAAGATGCTATCGCGGGTCGCTCGCATCCAGGAACAGATGATTCATGCCTGGGAGGTGCTGGTCACCATGACGCCGGCGGACTATGCCAGCTTTCGCGACAGCCTGGGCCAGAGTTCGGGGTTTCAGTCCTATCAGTACCGGGAACTGGAGTTCCTGCTCGGCAACAAGAATCCCAGGCTGGTCGAAGTCCACCGCGGTCATCCTCAGCATTACCGGCGGCTGAACGAGGTTCTCACTGCGCCCAGCCTCTACGACATCAGCCTGCAGCTGTTGGAGCGTCGCGGTTTCTCACTTCCCCGCGGCTGCATCGACCGCGACTGGTCGCAGCCCTACCAGCCCTGTGATGCGGTGGAGCAGGCCTGGGCCAGGATCTATCGCGAGCCGGAAGCACATTGGGATCTCTATGAGCTGGCCGAGAAGCTCGTCGATACCGAGTACAATTTTCACAAGTGGCGCTTCAGCCATA
It contains:
- the cobA gene encoding uroporphyrinogen-III C-methyltransferase: MPSLALRGGCQPGRVYLVGAGSGDVELLTLKAARLLQQADAIVYDRLIGDEVLSLIPPGRERYYVGKARGHHSVPQAEIGELMVKLAGQGKSVVRLKGGDPGIFGRMGEELAALAEANVPAEIVPGITAASAAAAGMGIPLTDRGHAQQVRFITAQLCREGGEPDWGDLARRDETLIFYMGLSKVETICSGLRLAGLPDDWPIMLVANASHADQQALTGTLADMPAKLAAQPLPSPCLIVVGSVVSLVASSLAAAKSLNETSS
- the arfA gene encoding alternative ribosome rescue factor ArfA — its product is MKKVRIRDNALKAQMRTPMFRTQQQKPKKGKGSYSRKRREYRQAA
- a CDS encoding AI-2E family transporter is translated as MDDGLGNLSLFTRRVLIAVGLVALVAILLYFAGQLIDVLLLVFAGILVAVSIDGVSQLVARYLPLSRFWTLSLAFVLILLLSVVLGFVIGPPMKEQLPQLIQQLPEALQELAVTLLELPGIEAALKEVEEPGQLINPLLEQFTALFTSTFGAIASFFLILLIGFYLVLSPSMYLGNMLLLFPPARRGRWREVLAIQGRALRLWLLSRLISMLFVGISISIGLYFMDVPMAGALGLIAGLLTFIPYLGPILGMIPTVLIAFLTSPELALYAIILYFIVETLESNVVMPIAAKGVVRLPPAYTVIVQLAGAAVAGLAGVILATPLAVVAVVAIQMLYIEDVLGDKVDVLGK
- a CDS encoding NAD(P)H-dependent oxidoreductase, yielding MTTRILILQGHPDAGGAHLCHSLAEHYRAGAESHGHEVRVVDIGELDFPLLRSQKAWKEEPLPAALQEAQDAIAWCRHLVLFFPLWLADMPALVKAFLEQVMRPGFAFEYVEGNPLGKKRLSGRSVRLVVTMGMPALVYRHIYRAHSIKSLERNVLGFVGFSPVHETLIGRVESMSEQGRAKWFRKMHEYGADAE
- the kynA gene encoding tryptophan 2,3-dioxygenase; the encoded protein is MANRDARSPEGRTVELDGEGVHWDQDISYGQYLQLEPLLACQQRRSDQHDEMLFIVIHQVSELWLKQCLHEAHAAAAHIAEEKLAPAFKMLSRVARIQEQMIHAWEVLVTMTPADYASFRDSLGQSSGFQSYQYRELEFLLGNKNPRLVEVHRGHPQHYRRLNEVLTAPSLYDISLQLLERRGFSLPRGCIDRDWSQPYQPCDAVEQAWARIYREPEAHWDLYELAEKLVDTEYNFHKWRFSHMKTVERIIGYKPGTGGTGGVSFLVKALDLQFFPELWSVRTSM